Proteins from one Malaya genurostris strain Urasoe2022 chromosome 2, Malgen_1.1, whole genome shotgun sequence genomic window:
- the LOC131431311 gene encoding uncharacterized protein LOC131431311 gives MSICSSSHTSEDEPITGLISKLDDLENTISNLELDVRKELNTQRLLSRCQLNLAAKCSDTPEDPSALGTQHKRSSAGSGFLGLSECNCRCNQALVIYLEQLRQAKLEQEQLLRHLKMREEQVQLYRSKMLETNSIVEHQKQQIRTFKENEELVTQKINSAVEQENRMLMQEIDRLKRLPDELRERERALKIANKELQETKLTLKSLLLDIESGLAACEDISGELQQERTRAFETMSEIDQEKRKVMRWVDKYSELKQQYDTAVEQKQSIDQLMSELGGKTIQLEKITRQYEALKEESTAYLSTVETQYKKQEAELNQRVVELECENHRLKVTLEDQSLKTSEASHNMQRELMSLEKKFVEAQNELNTLKRYNEAAAAVAEFGTRKKDFSMHESTSSETLSPPFCSMCAVENEPSLTEECTCTYSSYASGGVDCDPTEEDGPVGSK, from the exons ATGTCCATTTGTTCCTCGTCGCATACCTCAGAGGATGAGCCTATCACTGGTCTCATCAGCAAGCTAGACGATCTTGAAAACACTATCAGTAACTTGGAATTGGATGTGCGCAAAG AACTAAACACACAACGGTTGCTAAGTCGTTGCCAACTGAATCTCGCCGCCAAGTGTTCGGATACGCCAGAAGATCCCTCTGCATTGGGCACCCAACACAAAAGATCAagtgccggttcgggatttcTGGGGCTTAGTGAATGCAATTGTCGTTGCAATCAAGCACTCGTTATCTACCTGGAACAGTTGCGACAGGCAAAATTGGAACAGGAGCAACTCTTGCGACACTTGAAGATGCGAGAAGAACAAGTGCAACTTTATCG ATCGAAAATGCTGGAAACTAATTCCATCGTTGAGCATCAGAAACAACAGATTAGAACCTTCAAGGAGAACGAGGAACTGGTAACGCAAAAAATCAATTCCGCCGTGGAGCAAGAAAACCGAATGCTTATGCAAGAAATCGACCGATTGAAGCGACTTCCGGATGAGCTGCGGGAACGCGAGCGTGCTTTGAAAATTGCCAACAAAGAGTTGCAGGAAACCAAACTGACGCTCAAATCATTGCTGCTGGATATCGAATCGGGACTGGCGGCGTGTGAGGACATTTCCGGTGAATTGCAACAGGAACGAACCCGGGCGTTTGAAACAATGAGTGAAATTGACCAGGAGAAACGAAAAG TTATGAGATGGGTCGACAAGTATAGTGAATTGAAGCAACAGTATGACACGGCAGTGGAGCAGAAACAATCTATTGATCAGCTGATGTCGGAACTAGGGGGGAAGACCATACAGCTGGAAAAGATAACCAGACAGTATGAAGCTCTTAAGGAGGAAAGTACCGCATAT TTATCAACGGTTGAAACTCAGTACAAGAAGCAGGAAGCGGAGTTGAACCAACGAGTAGTTGAACTGGAGTGCGAAAATCATCGTCTAAAAGTCACACTAGAAGATCAAAGCTTAAAGACTTCGGAAGCATCACATAA CATGCAACGGGAACTGATGAGTCTTGAGAAGAAGTTTGTTGAGGCACAGAATGAACTTAACACTTTAAAGCGATACAACGAAGCTGCTGCAGCTGTGGCAGAGTTTGGAACGCGCAAGAAAGAtttctcaatgcatgaatcAACATCAAGCGAAACACTCAGTCCACCGTTTTGTAGTATGTGTGCCGTCGAAAATGAGCCAAGCTTGACAGAAGAGTGTACCTGTACGTACTCCTCCTATGCGTCTGGGGGCGTCGATTGTGATCCAACCGAGGAAGATGGACCAGTGGGCTCAAAATGA